Genomic DNA from Peribacillus simplex:
CCGGATTTACTTGATATTCCATTTATGGCTGCCTCGGGAAAAGCGATTTTTGATAACCTTGCCATATTGTTCGCTTTAGGTATAGCAATTGGTTTATCAAAAGATGGAAGCGGTGCTGCGGCATTAGCAGGTCTTGTTGGTTACTTTGTTTTAACGAATGGTACACAAGCGATTAACAAAGATATCAACATGGCTGTATTAGGCGGTATTATATCGGGTATAGTTGCAGCTCTTCTATATAATAGATATTCCGAAATAAAACTCCCTGAATGGCTTGGATTCTTTTCAGGGAAACGATTCGTCCCGATCATCACTTCGCTGGCGATGATTATACTTGCGGGAATATTCGGTTTTGTTTGGCCGCCGATTCAAGATGTAATCAATAGTGTCGGAGACTGGATTACAGGTGCAGGGGCATTGGGTGCCGGCGTATTCGGCGTATTGAATCGCTTATTGCTTCCAGTAGGATTGCATCATGTCTTGAATAGTATGGTTTGGTTCGTTTTTGGTGAATACAATGGAGCGACAGGTGATATAAATCGTTTCTTCGCAGGGGACCCGACTGCAGGGCCCTTCATGACCGGTTTTTTCCCGATCATGATGTTCGGTCTTCCAGCCGCAGCATTTGCGATGATTGCAGCTGCTAAAAAAGAGAAACGTAAATTGGTGACGGGGATGCTTGTTGGGTTAGCTTTCACTTCTTTCCTAACAGGAATCACTGAACCTATTGAATTTTTGTTCATGTTCATCGCACCGGTGTTATATGTAATACATGCCCTTTTAACCGGGGTCTCCCTGGCACTTGCTGTCATATTGGATATCCATCATGGGTTTGGATTCTCCGCAGGGGCCATTGATTATTTCTTGAACTTTGGTATAGCGCAAAAACCGCTATGGTTAATACCGATTGGCTTGGTATACGCGGCAGTTTACTTCGTGATTTTCTATTTTGTCATCAAGATCATGGATTTAAAAACACCTGGCCGTGAAGACGATGAGGAAGTTGTGGAAGAAGAAACAATTGTGAAAACAGGGGATAAATATACCGATATGGGATCGCTTTTCATTCAAGATCTTGGCGGTAAAGAGAATATAATGCTAATTGATAACTGTGCAACGCGCTTGCGTTTACAAGTGGCCGATTCAGGAAATGTGAATGAAGCAGCCTTGAAAAGGCATGGTGCACGCGGTGTCATGAAGTTGAATAAATCGAGTGTGCAGGTCATTGTTGGAACGAATGTTGAATTCGTTGCAAATGCAATGAAACAACTTGTCAAGAATGGCGTCGATCCAAGCAAAGTGAAAACAAGTCCATCTGCACAAGTGGCAGAGGATAAAATGGAAGAAAACCAAGCTTTGGGTGCAAATGACTTTGTCCTTCCGATTGAAGGAACCGTTTTACCGATCGAACAAGTTCCCGATCAGGTGTTTGCCATGAAAATGATGGGGGATGGCTTTGCTATCGAGCCAGTCAACGGAAAACTAGTATCCCCAATCGATGGGGAAGTTCTAAGTATCTTCCCGACAAATCATGCACTGGGATTAAAAATGGATAATGGTCTGGAAATTCTGATCCATGTTGGGTTGGATACAGTTAAACTAAATGGCGAAGGCTTTACATCCCTTGTGCAAGAAGGTCAAAGAATAACAAAAGGAACACCTCTTTTGGAAATTGATTTAGATTTCATAAAAAGGAATGCACCATCAACGGTCACTCCTATTATATTCACTAACTTACCAGAAGGAACGGCAGTGAAATTGCAAAAGTCAGGGATCCAGAAACAAAATACACCAGATATCATCCAATTGGAAAAACTATAAAACGTATCAAAAAAGGGGTGTCGACATCCCTTTAGACTTTAGACTGTAGGCAAACTCAAGGAAAAGTGAGTTTGCCTGCAGTTTTTTTATGGCTTGTACAATTTGGATGTTGATTTCCGCTCAAGAAACTCGCGGGGCCATATCAAGGTATGTGGTCGGTTCATCCAGTAATAAAATCTCCGTTTTCTGTGCTAAAGCCATTGCCAGCCAAACTTTTTGTCTTTAACCACCGGAAAGTTTGCGATCTCCCGGTTTCGAAATGAAAGGGTTTTTGTGATATCCATGGCCCATTCAATCGTTTCTTTATCTTCTTTCGTTAGTTTATTTACGTTATTGCGGTGCGGATACCTATTGCTTGGCGTGGGGGAGCTGGAAGGCACCCATAAAAGCGGCATGAACGAAAATGCTTTGGAATTATCAAAACGTTTATCCATGAAGGATGGCAGAGTGAATGTTCAATTCAAGGAGTTTGAAGGGGAAGGGCATCTTTCAGTTTTGCCACCTTTGATTAACAGGGCCTTACGTTTTGCGTTGAAGAGAAATGTGCCATGTAAGGAATAGGTCTTTCCCAGTAAATCCATGGAAGGAACTTGATATAGAGACGCTGGTCAATGTTTCCGGAGTGTTACGGGAAGAAGTACAAACCAAGAAAGGCAAATAGCAAATATTGTTCTTTGGATTGCAGCAACAAGGGAGGAAAAATCGGAAAGGAACATATCGTGTTGATTAGGATGGGGAATTTCCATCTGGTTAATTTCCTGCAATCATTATTGCGGCCATATATGATAAAAAAAAAGAGCCTGTTGATTGGAAACAGGCTCTAAAAATTATATTAGGCACTTTAAGACTCAGCGGAAAAGAGTCTTAAGCATTCGAGCATATGCCGGTTATTTCTGAAGCATCAACGATACGCTGAACTTCCGATCCCTCAAGTGTCTCTTTTTTCAATAACTCTTCAACGAGCTCTTCATATTGTAAGCGATTCGACTCAATCAACATTTCCGTTTCAGAAATCGCTTTTGTGAATAATTCCTGCATCTTTTGCTCCTTCTCACCTTTATTAAAGGTGAGGGTAAATCCATCTTGAAGCATTCCGGTATCGACCATTTGTTCAAGCAGGTGCTTCGCCTGTTGTACATCTCCGCCTACACCGATGCTATGTTCTCCTAGATACATTCTTTCCGCCACGCCACCTGCTAAGATCATTTTGACTTGATCAAGCAATTCACTGGCTGTTGCCAGATGGAGTTCTTTTGGTATTGGCGCTACATATCCAAGGGCTTCCCCACGCGGAATGATGGTCGCCTTTCGGACGGAACCGGGCTTTGTCAAAGCTGCAATCAGGGCATGTCCACTTTCATGAATGGCCACGCGCCGCTTCGTATCCGTGTCATTCAAGGTACGTGATGTCGCTCCAAGTATCGTACGGTCAATGGCGTAATCAAGGTCCTGCTTACGAATCATGTCCTGTTCATTCCTCAGGGCATGACGTGAGGCAGTATCGAACAGGGAGCTTAAGTCAGCGCCGGAGAAACCGGATGTACTTTCAGCCAACTCATCCAGGGAAGCCAGGACATCTGTCGCTAGACGCTTTCCCTTCGTATGGATATCGATGATTTCCTTTCTTCCTTGTGTATCTGGAAGTGGAACTTGGAAAGAAAAATCGATCCTGCCCGGACGTAGAAATGCCTCATCGAGCATATCTTTCCGGTTGGTCGCTGCAATGAATAAAATGCCTTCATTTGGATGGCCTCCATCCAATTGCACAAGCAGTTCAGTTAACGTTTTTTCGCCTTCTTCCCCGCCATGAGCTTTCCTTTTACCAGCCAACGCGTCTACTTCATCGATGAAAATGACAGCTGGCGATTGCTTACGTGCATTTTGGAAAAGGCTGCGGACACGGGCTGCACCGACTCCAACAAACATTTCGTTGAAGGCTGAACCGCTCGTTGAGAAGAAGTTTGCACCAAGCTCTTTTGCAATTGCCTGTGCAAGCAGCGTTTTCCCCGTTCCAGGGGGGCCATATAATAAAATGCCTTGAGGCGGCTTAATTCCAATTTTAGCTGAACGTTCAGGTTCCTTCAGTGTAGTGAGTGTCTGTAGGATTTCCTGTTTGATTTCGGATTGCAAACCGCCTACATCATCCAAAGTTATCTCTGGCAGGGGCTTTGGGGTGGAAAGGCTTTGTTTTTTACTGCCGATCCGCAATCCGTTCTTTGATTTCTTCTGTATTATGACACCGGTTGTGACGAGAGCCGCCATTAATCCGCCTAAAATCCATAATGCAGATTTATTAGTTGATGAAAAAGAATATTGAACGTTATAAGTTTCGACAAGTTTATTGATCATTTGACTGTTGGGAGGAATATTGGAAACATATTCTCCATCTGGCGTGGAGATGTGAAGAGTGCCATTTCTTTTTTCTTCAATGGTGACTAGGGCTCCATTTTGGGCTTTAATCGTCTTTTCCACCGAAGAAAAGGGAATGACCATATCCTTTGACTGAGTAACAACATACCAACTGACTCCAGCAATTATCACAATGAGAGCCGTAAGGAACGGCAGCAATTTCG
This window encodes:
- the nagE gene encoding N-acetylglucosamine-specific PTS transporter subunit IIBC, with the protein product MLNFLQKIGKALMLPIAVLPAAALLLRLGQPDLLDIPFMAASGKAIFDNLAILFALGIAIGLSKDGSGAAALAGLVGYFVLTNGTQAINKDINMAVLGGIISGIVAALLYNRYSEIKLPEWLGFFSGKRFVPIITSLAMIILAGIFGFVWPPIQDVINSVGDWITGAGALGAGVFGVLNRLLLPVGLHHVLNSMVWFVFGEYNGATGDINRFFAGDPTAGPFMTGFFPIMMFGLPAAAFAMIAAAKKEKRKLVTGMLVGLAFTSFLTGITEPIEFLFMFIAPVLYVIHALLTGVSLALAVILDIHHGFGFSAGAIDYFLNFGIAQKPLWLIPIGLVYAAVYFVIFYFVIKIMDLKTPGREDDEEVVEEETIVKTGDKYTDMGSLFIQDLGGKENIMLIDNCATRLRLQVADSGNVNEAALKRHGARGVMKLNKSSVQVIVGTNVEFVANAMKQLVKNGVDPSKVKTSPSAQVAEDKMEENQALGANDFVLPIEGTVLPIEQVPDQVFAMKMMGDGFAIEPVNGKLVSPIDGEVLSIFPTNHALGLKMDNGLEILIHVGLDTVKLNGEGFTSLVQEGQRITKGTPLLEIDLDFIKRNAPSTVTPIIFTNLPEGTAVKLQKSGIQKQNTPDIIQLEKL
- a CDS encoding AAA family ATPase is translated as MNSNSKLVSKLLPFLTALIVIIAGVSWYVVTQSKDMVIPFSSVEKTIKAQNGALVTIEEKRNGTLHISTPDGEYVSNIPPNSQMINKLVETYNVQYSFSSTNKSALWILGGLMAALVTTGVIIQKKSKNGLRIGSKKQSLSTPKPLPEITLDDVGGLQSEIKQEILQTLTTLKEPERSAKIGIKPPQGILLYGPPGTGKTLLAQAIAKELGANFFSTSGSAFNEMFVGVGAARVRSLFQNARKQSPAVIFIDEVDALAGKRKAHGGEEGEKTLTELLVQLDGGHPNEGILFIAATNRKDMLDEAFLRPGRIDFSFQVPLPDTQGRKEIIDIHTKGKRLATDVLASLDELAESTSGFSGADLSSLFDTASRHALRNEQDMIRKQDLDYAIDRTILGATSRTLNDTDTKRRVAIHESGHALIAALTKPGSVRKATIIPRGEALGYVAPIPKELHLATASELLDQVKMILAGGVAERMYLGEHSIGVGGDVQQAKHLLEQMVDTGMLQDGFTLTFNKGEKEQKMQELFTKAISETEMLIESNRLQYEELVEELLKKETLEGSEVQRIVDASEITGICSNA